One window of the Niallia circulans genome contains the following:
- a CDS encoding L-lactate MFS transporter: MKERNGNRLLIVIGTIIVQMGLGTIYTWSLFNQPLVDKFGWDLSATAITFSITSFALAFATLFAGKIQDKWGLRRLIACAGIMLGGGLMVTSQVSSLWMLYLVAGVCVGFADGTAYITSLSNLIKWFPEKKGLISGISVGAYGTGSLVFKYINTSLIAAYGVSTAFLIWGIIALAMVVGGSFLLKEAQEVETTTNSLAPEPEQKNYTVKEMLKTKQAYLLFVIFFTACMSGLYLIGIVKDIGVSLANLDVATAANAVALVAIFNTIGRIILGALSDKVGRIKVVSGTLVVTAVAVTVLNVVPLSFPLFFACVAAIAFCFGGVITVYPAIIADFFGLKNQSKNYGVIYQGFGFGALAGAMIAAVLGGFHATFTVITVLCVVSFIITLIIKPPHMKLQPKEPKQPQPRLANRLG, translated from the coding sequence ATGAAAGAACGAAATGGCAATCGCTTACTGATAGTTATTGGTACCATTATTGTGCAAATGGGATTAGGAACAATATACACATGGAGCTTGTTCAACCAACCTCTTGTTGATAAATTTGGATGGGATTTGAGCGCAACGGCTATCACTTTTTCCATTACTAGTTTTGCGCTTGCCTTCGCAACCCTTTTTGCCGGGAAAATTCAAGATAAATGGGGACTCCGCCGCTTAATTGCCTGTGCTGGAATCATGCTAGGTGGAGGATTAATGGTTACTTCCCAAGTATCTTCTTTATGGATGCTTTATCTTGTAGCAGGTGTTTGTGTAGGTTTTGCAGACGGAACTGCGTACATCACGTCTTTATCTAATTTAATTAAATGGTTCCCTGAGAAAAAAGGATTAATTTCTGGTATCTCTGTAGGAGCATATGGAACCGGTAGCTTAGTTTTTAAATATATTAATACAAGCTTAATCGCAGCTTATGGTGTTTCAACAGCCTTCTTAATTTGGGGAATTATTGCTTTAGCGATGGTTGTCGGCGGATCATTCCTTTTAAAAGAAGCACAGGAAGTAGAAACAACTACAAATTCTTTAGCACCAGAGCCAGAGCAAAAGAATTATACAGTGAAAGAAATGCTAAAAACAAAGCAAGCATATTTACTCTTTGTTATTTTCTTTACCGCATGTATGAGTGGATTATACTTAATCGGTATTGTAAAAGATATTGGTGTCAGTCTAGCGAATCTAGATGTGGCGACAGCTGCCAATGCCGTTGCTTTAGTAGCGATATTCAATACAATCGGTCGTATTATTCTTGGAGCATTGTCTGACAAAGTAGGTCGAATAAAAGTTGTTTCTGGAACATTAGTTGTAACAGCTGTAGCAGTCACTGTATTAAATGTTGTTCCGTTAAGCTTTCCATTATTCTTTGCTTGTGTAGCCGCAATTGCATTTTGTTTCGGAGGTGTTATCACCGTATATCCGGCTATTATTGCTGATTTCTTTGGACTGAAAAATCAAAGTAAAAACTATGGTGTAATCTATCAAGGCTTTGGATTTGGAGCTTTGGCAGGAGCTATGATTGCAGCAGTACTTGGAGGATTCCATGCAACCTTTACAGTCATTACTGTTTTATGTGTCGTTTCCTTTATCATTACTTTAATCATAAAGCCGCCACACATGAAGCTGCAGCCAAAAGAACCAAAACAGCCGCAGCCTAGACTTGCAAATCGCCTTGGATAA